GATTTTAAACATATCAATAAAATAAATTTTATTAAGCTATAGAAGGTTAATTTTTTATTTATTGTGTAACCCAAAAAATTGATATTTACCATGTTTTAATCAAGAATTTATATCACTTTATCTATATAGCTAATACTCATCAAAATTAAATATCTGTCTATATTGTGATAACGCTGCGTCTAATGAAAACTCACAACCTCTTTGCCGTAATAGTTGTCGATCTGGATTAGTTTGTATAGTATTTAGCATAGCGTCAGCTAAAGCTGTAACATCACCCACAGGTGCTAACTTTCCATACTGTCCATGTCCTAAAATTTCTGCTGGACCGCTTTCACAATCTGTAGAAACTACTGGTATACCCGCAAGCATTGCTTCTACTAGCACATTACCAAAACCTTCAAATACAGAGGAAAGCACAAATAAGTTTGCTTGTGCCATGTAAGCGTGAGGGTTAGCTACAAAGCCAGGGAAATCTACATATTCATTAAGTTTTAATTCCTGTACTAAAGCTATTAAGTTTGATAACTGTTTACCCTGTCCCAAAATTACTAAGCGAGCTTGATACTTCTGTCTAACTAATGCAAAGGCACGGATGAGAGTAGGAAAATCTTTCTGCGGTTCTAGTCGCCCTACACCTAATATAACAGGAAGTTGTTGATCCATAAACCAAGGATGATTTACAGGCTCATTATATTTATCGAGTAGATTGGAAGAAAAAATTGGATTATAAATAACTTTAACTTTTTCTTGAGGTAACCTAGTAATCTTGATAACATCTTCAGCTACTCCTTGAGACACAGCTACAATTTCATCAGCCCAAGAGTACAACCAACGCACAAATAGAGGAGTTAGTCGCTGTTTAAACTGAGTTGT
This window of the Nostoc sp. HK-01 genome carries:
- a CDS encoding group 1 glycosyl transferase, with translation MTDIAFFLRDLGGGGAEKAMLNLAAGFAEQGLKVDLILVKYEGDYLSLVSPKVNLVKLSQERLATSLPFLVNYLRNVQPKVLISTLDDPNTIALLAKKLANVSTRVIITVQTHITRSVQMTTQFKQRLTPLFVRWLYSWADEIVAVSQGVAEDVIKITRLPQEKVKVIYNPIFSSNLLDKYNEPVNHPWFMDQQLPVILGVGRLEPQKDFPTLIRAFALVRQKYQARLVILGQGKQLSNLIALVQELKLNEYVDFPGFVANPHAYMAQANLFVLSSVFEGFGNVLVEAMLAGIPVVSTDCESGPAEILGHGQYGKLAPVGDVTALADAMLNTIQTNPDRQLLRQRGCEFSLDAALSQYRQIFNFDEY